The following are encoded together in the Vidua macroura isolate BioBank_ID:100142 chromosome 6, ASM2450914v1, whole genome shotgun sequence genome:
- the CAPRIN1 gene encoding caprin-1 isoform X1 produces the protein MPSATNSTMASSTTGSSTGKAGPGSEVAPAAAAPQAAAGVNITTVQTEAMKQILGVIDKKLRNLEKKKSKLDDYQERMNKGERLNQDQLDAVSKYQEVTNNLEFAKELQRSFMALSQDIQKTIKKTARREQLMREEAEQKRLKTVLELQFILEKLGDDEVRSDLKQGSNGVPVLTEEELTMLDEFYKLVYPERDMNMRLNEQYEQASVHLWDLLEGKEKPVCGTTYKALKEIVERILQTSYFDSTHNHQNGLCEEEEAAPAPAVEDTAAEAEPDPAEEFTEPAEVESTEYVNRQFMAETQFSSSEKEQVDEWTVETVEVVNSLQQQTQATSPPVPEPHALTAVAQADPLVRRQRVQDLMAQMQGPYNFMQDSMLEFENQTLDPAIVSAQPMNPAQSLDMPQMVCPPVHAESRLAQPTQVPVQPEATQVPLVSSTSEGYTASQPMYQPSHTAEQRPQKESIDQIQASMSLNADQTPSSSSLPTASQPQVFQAGSSKPLHSSGINVNAAPFQSMQTVFNMNAPVPPVNEPETLKQQNQYQASYNQSFSNQPHQVEQSDLQQEQLQTVVGTYHGSPDQSHQVAGNHQQPPQQSTGFPRNSQPYYNSRGVSRGGSRGARGLMNGYRGPANGFRGGYDGYRPSFSNTPNSGYTQAQFNAPRDYSNYQRDGYQQNFKRGSGQSGPRGAPRGRGGPPRPNRGMPQMNAQQVN, from the exons agCAAACTTGATGATTACCAGGAACGAATGAACAAGGGAGAACGTCTGAATCAAGATCAACTG gatgcGGTGTCAAAATACCAGGAAGTGACAAATAATCTGGAATTTGCTAAGGAACTGCAGAGGAGTTTTATGGCTCTGAGCCAAGAT ATCCAGAAAACAATAAAGAAGACAGCTCGTAGGGAGCAGCTGATGCGAGAGGAGGCCGAGCAGAAGCGTTTAAAGACTGTGCTGGAGCTACAGTTCATTCTGGAGAAGTTGGGTGATGATGAAGTGCGCAGCGACCTCAAACAAGGATCCAACGGGGTGCCAGTGCTGACAGAGGAGGAACTGACAATGCTGGATGAGTTTTATAAGCTGGTTTACCCTGAACGAGACATGAACATGAG gttGAATGAGCAGTATGAGCAAGCATCTGTTCACCTGTGGGACTTactggaagggaaggaaaaaccaGTTTGTGGAACAACCT ATAAAGCACTGAAGGAGATTGTTGAACGGATTCTTCAGACCAGTTACTTTGACAGCACCCACAACCACCAGAATGGGCTatgtgaggaagaggaggcagcaCCTGCACCTGCAGTAGAAGacactgcagcagaggctg aaCCCGATCCAGCAGAAGAATTTACTGAACCAGCTGAAGTTGAATCAACTGAG tatgtAAACAGACAATTCATGGCAGAGACTCAGTTCAGCAGTAGTGAGAAGGAACAGGTAGATGAGTGGACAGTTGAAACGGTTGAG GTTGTAAATTCCCTGCAGCAACAGACACAGGCGACGTCTCCTCCCGTCCCGGAACCTCACGCGCTCACTGCTGTGGCTCAGGCAGACCCCCTGGTCAGGAGACAGCGAGTACAGGACCTCATGGCACAGATGCAGGGCCCCTACAACTTCATGCAG gaCTCAATGCTGGAATTTGAGAACCAAACGCTTGATCCTGCCATTGTATCTGCACAGCCCATGAACCCAGCACAGAGTTTGGACATGCCCCAAATGGTTTGCCCTCCAG TTCATGCTGAGTCAAGACTTGCCCAGCCTACCCAAGTTCCTGTGCAACCAGAAGCTACACAG GTTCCCTTGGTTTCTTCTACAAGTGAGGGATATACAGCTTCCCAACCCATGTATCAGCCTTCTCACACAGCAGAGCAACGGCCACAGAAAGAATCAATTGACCAGATTCAG gCTTCCATGTCCCTGAATGCAGACCAGACCCCATCCTCATCATCACTTCCCACTGCATCCCAGCCACAGGTGTTCCAGGCTGGATCCAGCAAGCCTTTGCATAGCAGCGGAATCAATGTCAATGCAGCTCCATTCCAATCCATGCAAACA GTATTCAACATGAATGCACCTGTTCCTCCTGTGAATGAGCCAGAAACCCTTAAGCAGCAAAACCAGTACCAGGCCAGTTACAACCAGAGTTTCTCCAATCAACCTCACCAAGTAGAACAATCAGATCTCCAGCAAGAACAACTCCAGACAG TGGTTGGTACCTACCACGGTTCCCCGGACCAGAGTCACCAAGTGGCAGGAAATCACCAGCAGCCACCCCAGCAGAGCACTGGATTTCCCAGGAACAGCCAGCCTTACTACAACAGCCGGGGCGTGTCCCGGGGGGGATCCCGCGGGGCCCGGGGCCTCATGAACGGTTACAGGGGCCCAGCAAACGGATTCAGAg GGGGATACGATGGCTACCGTCCGTCCTTTTCCAACACTCCAAACAGTGGCTACACACAGGCCCAGTTCAATGCTCCTCGGGATTACTCAAACTACCAGAGG GATGGATATCAACAAAATTTCAAACGTGGCTCTGGACAAAGTGGACCTCGGGGAGCTCCTAGAG GTCGTGGAGGGCCCCCCAGACCAAACAGAGGGATGCCTCAGATGAACGCTCAGCAAGTGAATTAA